Genomic DNA from Magnolia sinica isolate HGM2019 chromosome 4, MsV1, whole genome shotgun sequence:
aaaatcagcttatccaaaactttagcTTTTACCCTTCCTTTAAATCCATGTGCTGAGCCAATGAAAAAGGGTATAATTGTCATTTCATAATAAAAGCATTTATGGGCTATTTTAAATCCATTAATGACATGTACTCTGtattttcattggtccacgtcagggTAATAACAGATTTCCAATTACTTCAATTATAtatagagaaatttacgactgtggacccaccttttatccattggatattcttgaaacaatacaaacttagaatacgcaatttgacctcctcgtacggacgacaaatttcaggacgaaaatacccctccttttgacagaaacggattgggtacgcctCCTGTCACCCGCCCATGGCGGATAGTCAGtggtatgtgggcctcaccatgatgtttgcttttcatccattccgtccatatatttttttcagatcattttatggtatgagaccaaaaatgaggtatatccaagtctcaagtgtaccacattacaggaaacagtgttgaatgagcgtcaaccattggaaactcaggtggagcccactgtgatgtttgtgagaaatcctccccatctaagttcattcatagggtcacaaagacctggatgaagaggaaaaacaaatttcagaatgatcaaaaacttttataacccctgaaagggtttaaatggtagacgttcaattctccactgccttttatagtgtggttcacttgatagctagatctatcttatttttcgtctcaagccttaatatgagctcgccaaatagatgaacggtttggatataacacaaacctcatgattggacccacacatgcaacacataaaaaaaaaaaaaaaaaaccaagactGCCGCGGAACCGGCGGCAGTGCCGCGGCAGTCTGgcagaatttatttttttatttttttattttttactgggagaactttttctcccttacatttttctctaatacataattatataaatatgtatatataagtatataaaaatatttttttatcttttatttcatttcttcgtccatgtatttaacaagcatatctcctaaattaaaatgaatttttttttacacacgcacacacaaccccacacactcacactagtggaattttaccacctatggatacttaaacgcttgaccgggtgttgaaactcctaacgGATATCCATGGGCTCAAGGAGAAGGTCCCTGGGGCAGAGTTTGTGCTCAACACTCGCTTCCATATCCTCTTTGTCCGAGGAAGCAAGGACTTGAAGCAAAAAGTGGAGGATATAATTCTTGAGGTGGCTCAATCTTTGAGCGGTAGGCTGGCTGAGCTGCCCATCGGAGAAGTCACATGCCCGATTTGCTTGTGTGAGGTGGAGGACTGCTACCGGCTTGAAGCTTGCGGGCATGAGTTCTGCCGGATGTGCTTGGTGGACCAGTTTGAGTCTGCCATAAAGAGCCACGATGGGTTCCCCCTGTGCTGTGCTTCTGAGGGGTGCAGGAGGCATATCCTGCTTGTGGATTTGAGGAGTCTACTGCCACCTGATAAGTTGGAGGATCTTTTCAGGGCATCTCTCGGGGCATTTGTGGCAGCGAGCGGTGGGGCTTACAGATTTTGCCCGTCGCCCGACTGCCCCGCAGTCTATCAGGTGGCAGatccagaagcagcagctgaGCAACCGCCATTTGCCTGCGGTGCCTGCTTTGTCGAGACGTGCAGGAAGTGTCATTTGGAGTACCATCCTTCGATAACTTGTGAGAGGTATAGGGAGTTCAAGGAAGACCCGGACACGTCATTGATGGAGTGGCGGAAGGGTAAGGACCATGTAAAGAACTGCCCCATGTGTGGCTACACAATTGAGAAGGCAGAGGGCTGTAACCATATAGAATGCAGGTGTGGCAGACACATTTGCTGGGTCTGTTTGGAGTACTTCCTTAGCAGTGATGAATGTTATGGGCACTTGAGAAACATACACCTAGCTATTATATAAGATCCTATGCCCCTTCCATCATACAAACTCTTGTATATATTTCCTTGTGTATATGTTAATATATATGGTTTGTGTTAGAGTAGAAGATAGTTGTCCCTCTCTGTTTCTCACTCCCTTTTTAttaagctttgctaagcccatgtGCACCTCCACACTCTGCAGAGGGACGAGCCATGCATCAGGAGGGCCCACGATGACGAAGACCTGGCCTGAAAAATGAGGTTGCGTGCCCCCACGTCTGCTGGTTGTGGGGACTGACGGCAAATTTCTAATTGGACCCATCGTTTTCATGCATGTGTCCAGCCTGATTGGTTAGTGGCAGATCAGCTGCatggtatggcctgcctgagACATGGGTCAGGGCGCTTATTGGTGATATGGTACACATTGATGTGTATCCACTTAGCAAAGATCATATCCTTCAAAGCCTGCCTTTTTAAGTTTTTAGCAAGGAATGTACATCATATAAGTAGGCTGTTTTTACCAGAAAGTATTCATTTACAGTAAAATGCTTGAATATTACATAAATTCCTATGGTTTTAAAGCCCATCTCGCCACTCGTCTCCGAAGAAGTCAAAACAAGTATCTGTAACTCAATGCAAACCCCACACTGGCAATGCCCAAGCACAGGGCCAATGCTATACACCAGGTAGTACCTGCTTCTTCACCATCATCTTTCTTCACCGCAGACCATCTCTCTCTGCATATACCGTGAGAAGCTGTAAGCTGAGGATGCAGCTTCTTAACTTCAATCTCCAGCAGTTTCAGCCATTGCCGATGAGCAAATAACCGGGATGACTCTTCCAAGAAGAGTGCCGTCAAACGATCTTTCTCCGCGCTTATATCTGCAGCCTTCTTCTCGGCTTCCCTTGCCCGTGTTTGCGAGAGCTGTAAAGCTCTCAGCAGACCCAGCTTGTCATTGCTAAGACCCTGAGCAAATTCATCTTCCATCTCGCTGACTTTGCTGCCAATTTAAATTAAATGAATTTCACATGGAAATTACCATTGTTTATGTAAATCTGAATCAAACACCCGAAACTTACATGGATGGTGATGGTTGTTGCATTGACGGAGCCAATCTTACAGCAATTTCCGATTCTCCCGGGAAGACCTTCGCCGGCGGCGGGAGATCGCAGTTTTGTAAGAGATCAACGTAGGACCTTTGGGAGACCATGAAACTCATTACCATATCTTTCTCTTGACAACCTTTCATCAACCCATCAATCTTTCCATCAGAGATTCTGTGTGTATCGGAATTGTGGATGGGACCCATATCCCATTTGTTGGAAAGAAGGGTTGTTGGTGGTGGATTCATGTGTGcgttttatatatgtttgtaggATTGGATGGGTTGATATCAGATGTAAGATGGAGATATGAAataggattttatttatttttaatttttttgggagGGGTAGGGGTTGAACAAAAGTGGTTGGAGACGGTGTCTTGAATGAGTGCCGCAAGAAACGGTTTCTTTTGGGTTTGTTTCTTTGGGAGGAAGGAATGCTATATTTGATGTGGTGCATCTGCACGTGCTGCCTCCAATGGCgtggcacacgt
This window encodes:
- the LOC131242021 gene encoding ATP-dependent RNA helicase DEAH12, chloroplastic-like, producing MWGACVWRVGGVAADSIALGGISCTRAGHSKSVISFAGERVLSPQLAVTQEKVPGAEFVLNTRFHILFVRGSKDLKQKVEDIILEVAQSLSGRLAELPIGEVTCPICLCEVEDCYRLEACGHEFCRMCLVDQFESAIKSHDGFPLCCASEGCRRHILLVDLRSLLPPDKLEDLFRASLGAFVAASGGAYRFCPSPDCPAVYQVADPEAAAEQPPFACGACFVETCRKCHLEYHPSITCERYREFKEDPDTSLMEWRKGKDHVKNCPMCGYTIEKAEGCNHIECRCGRHICWVCLEYFLSSDECYGHLRNIHLAII
- the LOC131242369 gene encoding uncharacterized protein LOC131242369 isoform X2, with amino-acid sequence MNPPPTTLLSNKWDMGPIHNSDTHRISDGKIDGLMKGCQEKDMVMSFMVSQRSYVDLLQNCDLPPPAKVFPGESEIAVRLAPSMQQPSPSIEMEDEFAQGLSNDKLGLLRALQLSQTRAREAEKKAADISAEKDRLTALFLEESSRLFAHRQWLKLLEIEVKKLHPQLTASHGICRERWSAVKKDDGEEAGTTWCIALALCLGIASVGFALSYRYLF
- the LOC131242369 gene encoding uncharacterized protein LOC131242369 isoform X1, with translation MNPPPTTLLSNKWDMGPIHNSDTHRISDGKIDGLMKGCQEKDMVMSFMVSQRSYVDLLQNCDLPPPAKVFPGESEIAVRLAPSMQQPSPSIKVSEMEDEFAQGLSNDKLGLLRALQLSQTRAREAEKKAADISAEKDRLTALFLEESSRLFAHRQWLKLLEIEVKKLHPQLTASHGICRERWSAVKKDDGEEAGTTWCIALALCLGIASVGFALSYRYLF